The Nitrosopumilus sp. b3 sequence ATAATCTAAGTACAGAACCCATGTCAGCTTCAGTTTCTTCCATGGTTTCTTTTTCCATGTGTTTTTCTTCCATGGTTTCTTTTTCCATGTGTTTTTCTTCCATGGTTTCTTTTTCCATGTGTTTTTCTTCAACTGGAGCTACAGGAGTGGTTTTACTACCTTGATCAGATTCCCAAGCAGATCTTCCGCCTGGATAGTTAGAACATAGGTCTAATCCACAAATACCGGTACTAGAACCATATTGAGAGGTTGCAGTTCCTTTGCTTTTTAGGGCATCGGCATTTGTAAAATAGTCAGTTCCCAAACCTGTTGTAAACAAGGGTAAAATTGCAAGCAATGCAATGTATCTTAGACTCTTGTTCATGAGTAGAAAACAAGGTATTTTCCTTAAAAGAATTTATCCAAATCATACAGGAAGTTCAGAAAATCTATTTCCAACATAATCCCAGTTTACAACATTCCACCATGCATTTACATAATCCGCTCTTTTGTTTTGATACTTCAAATAGTATGCATGCTCCCACACATCCAATCCCAACAAGGGTGTTTTTTGAACAGTCCAAGGACTATCTTGATTTTCAGTTGTGATGATTTCAATTTTATTATAAGTTTGATTAAAGACTAACCAACACCAGCCACTTCCCTGGATTGAATTTGCTTTTTCTGAAAATATTTTTTTGAAATTCTCAAAACTATCAAAATATACATCAATTGCCCCTTCAATTTTCCCACTAGGCTTTCCTTCACTATCAGGAGTCATTGTTTCCCAAAACAATCTATGGTTTTCAAATCCACCACCAAAAAAATTGATTGAGTTTCTCCCAGATTCAGGAATAGATGAAATCTCAGATAAAATTGA is a genomic window containing:
- a CDS encoding superoxide dismutase; this translates as MVRYELPRLPYDYDELEPFIDKETMKIHHLKHHQAYVDGLNKSLAEIGGASHPKYISSILSEISSIPESGRNSINFFGGGFENHRLFWETMTPDSEGKPSGKIEGAIDVYFDSFENFKKIFSEKANSIQGSGWCWLVFNQTYNKIEIITTENQDSPWTVQKTPLLGLDVWEHAYYLKYQNKRADYVNAWWNVVNWDYVGNRFSELPV